In Anthocerotibacter panamensis C109, the sequence GGGCCGTCGGGTCGCTCAACAGTACAGTCGGGCGTGTTTTGAGCAGGCGCTGGATGGCTATATTGCGCGGGTGCTGACCGATTTTCGGGAGCGCAAGCGCCGCTCTTTTGCACTGTGAGGTCTTGCTGTGCGGGTTCTGTTTGTGAATCACACCGCCCAACTCGGCGGGGCTGAACACTGTCTAATAGACCTGGCGGGGATTTTGGGGGAAGGCTGTCGCGTGGCGCTCCTCAGCGACGGGCCGCTGCGTCACCGTTTGGAGTCTGTAGGGTGTGCCGTGCAGGTGCTCCGGGGTTCGCAGGGGCTCGACCGGGTACGCAAACAGGCCGGACTCGGGGCTTTAGGAGCAGCTATCCCCGCTGTTCTGACCGATGTCCGGGCGGTAGCTGGGGCGTCCGCCGCGGCGGACCTCATTTGGGCTAATACCCACAAGGCTTTTGTTGTAAGTGCTTTGGCTGGACGGCTCGCACGCAAACCCGTCGTTTACCACCTCCACGACATGCTGGACCGGGGGCATTTCAGTTGGGGCAACCGCAAGGGGATGGTGCTGCTCGCCAATACCCTAGCCCACCGCGTCGTCGCCAACTCCCTAGCCACCGCCCAATCTTTTAAGGCCCTGGGAGGACGCCCCGCGCTGGTGGAAATCCTCTATAACGGATTTGCTTTTGAAGCTATCGTCCCTTTGTCCCGCCCGAGAGACCAGCGCTTTTTGGTCGGGCTCTTTAGTCGGCTCACCCACTGGAAGGGGCAACATGTCCTGCTCGATGCCCTCGCTCGTCTCGATGCACGGTTCCATGGCCTGCTGGTCGGGGATGCCCTTTTTGCTGAAGACCATCGCTATCTAGAGCAACTCCGGCAACAGGTCCATGACTTGGGGTTGACGCAGCGGGTGCACTTTTTGGGCTATCGGGCCGATGCCCGCGCGCTGATGGCGACTTGTGATGCCCTGGTCCATTGTTCGGTCCTGCCTGAAGCCTTTGGGCGCGTGGTGGTGGAGGGCATGGCAACCGGACGGCCCGTGGTGGCTGTTGGGGCCGGAGGGGTACCCGAGATTCTCGAAGACGGGCGCACTGGGCTTTTGGTCCCGCCCAACGACGCGCTTGCGCTTGCGCTTGCGCTTGCCCGCCTCCAAGCTGACCCGCAACAGGCCCAAGCTTTGGGCGAGGCGGGACGACAGTCCGTCCGACAGCGTTTTGACCTAAGTCAGACCCAGCAAGCTCTTGAGCGTATTTTGGGCACGGCTTAGTATCCTTGATCCCCCGTCTGTGTCCCAAACCACGAGGCCACCGATGCAACAACGCACCTCTGTCGACCTGGAAGCCTATATGCGTACTTTGATCACGGGTCTGGACTGCGCCTCCGCAGAGCTCATCCAGTATCAGATCATTTTGGAGCGCAGGCTGACCTTGCCTTTGATCCAGGAACTGATTGTCCTCTACGACCTCACCCAGCGCTATCAACGGGAGTTGAATGCTCGGGCAGGCAAAGCTATGGCTGCCCTGGGCCAGGAGATCCGCCTGACGCTGACCCACCGGGGGGTCCAACTCTTTTTGAACACTGTGATTCTGGAAAATACCATGCCCGACCCCACTGTCGATGTCCGCCTGGAGGCCCATGTACGCTCCCTAGAACAAGCCCTAGACCGGGCTTTCACCGAATTAGCCGAGTACCGTGCCCTGATGGAGCGGCAGTTGACCCTACCTTTGATCCAAGACCTGATTGCCCTTTACCACCTGTGCTATCACTACCGCATCGAGTTTATCGGCGAGCGCAAAGCCACCCGAGCGCTGGAGGTGATGGGGGCGGAAGTCCTCAATGTCCTGGCGCGCAAAGGAGTTGTCCCCCTTGAGGTCCGCCCCGGTCAACTTCTAGACCGCTCTGCCCAATGCCCGGTCGGGGTCGAGCCCTGTAGCGCTCCTAGCGAAGATTTGCAGATTGTCGCGGTACAACGCCCCGGATTTACCAGTCCCGAGGGGGTCTTGGCAAAGGCTGAGGTCATTGTCAAGCGCTTCACCACCGCGCCGGAAGCCCTCTTGAGTACCACGGGAGAATCCTGATGACTACCGTCGTCGGCATCGATCTCGGCACTACCAACTCCGCCCTTGCCTATGTCAACACCTACGGCAAGCCCGAGGTCATCCCCAACAGCGAGGGCGAGCGCATCACCCCTTCGGTGGTCTTTTTTGATGGCGATCTAGTCATTGTCGGTCAGACAGCCCTGGAGGCAGCAGTCACCCACCCCCAGGCTGTCGTCGCGGGGATCAAGCGGCAGATGGGCAAAGGGGAGTTTAGCTACACCGCCCCGTCCGGTCAGGGCTACTCCCCAGAGCAGATTTCGGCCTTTATCCTCAAAAAATTGAAGCAGGACGCCGAGCAGACCCTCGGTCCCCTCAGCGACTGTGTGATCACGGTGCCTGCCTATTTCGACGATCTGCGCCGCCGCGCCACTATTGCCGCTGGGGAACTTGCTGGCTGGAAGGTGCTCCATGTCCTCAACGAACCCACGGCGGCGGCGGTCTGCTACGGGCTCACGCAGGCGGGGCTAGACCAGACCCTCCTAGTCTACGACTTGGGGGGCGGGACCTTTGATGTCACTGTGCTCAAGGTCGTGGGGAGTTCCGTCATTGTCCTTGCCACGGGGGGAAATCCTTTGCTGGGGGGCAGAGATTTTGACCAACTCTTGGTGGACCACTGCCGGGAAGCCTTTATAGAACAGACCGGCGTGGACCCCAGTGATGACCCGTCCACCCACAATGACTGGCTGCGGCGGGTGGAGCGCGCCAAGCGTGACCTGAGCCAGCGCCAGCGCACCAGCGTCGCCTTGAGTGGCGGCGGTCACACGACGCGCATCGACCTCACTCGGGCACAATTTGAAGCCAGCGCGAGCGCTCTTTTAGCCGAGACGCTCGACTTGTGCGAGGAAACCCTCAGCGAATGCCGTCTGGGTTGGCAGGACCTGGACTTGGTCTTGTTGGTGGGCGGGTCCACACGAATGCCGATGGTCACCCAACTCATCACCGGCTTGACGGGCAAACCACCCCACACCCCGGTCAACCCCGACGAGGCCGTGGCTTTGGGGGCGGCCCTAACCGCCGTGTCCGAGGCCATCCGCCAACACCCAGAGGCGGTCAAGAGCCTCAACGGGATGACTGAGACCATGGCCTTGCGCCTAGGAGGGCGGACCCGCATCGAAGATGTCACCTCCCACAGCCTGGGCATCCTCGCCTATGTCGGCCCCCACGCCATCCACGACATCCTGGTACCTAAAAATACCCCCGTTCCTGTTGAGATCAAGCGCCAGTACAAAACCCAGTACGACAATCAGGTCTCTCTGGAAGTCCCGATCCTGCAAGGAGAAGCGACCGACCCGGCGCTGTGTGTGCGCTTGGGCGAGCTGCGCATAGAGGGTCTACCCCCACGCCCAGAAGGAGCCCCGGTCCAGGTCACGATGCGCTATACCCGTGACGGCACCGTCGAAGTCGAAGCCCTCGATATCCAAGCCAACAAACAGGCACGCGCGCGCATTGACCGCAGCAAGCAGGGGCTCGACCCCCGGCAACTCGCCCAGGCTCAGGTCGAAATGGCGCACCTTCAAGTCGAGTAAGCGCCCATGCGCTCCTCCGACCTGTATACCCTGCTGGGCCTATCCCCCAAGGCCACCGCCCAGCAGATCGAGGAGCGCATCCGCGAGCGGTTGAGCGCGGCACGGCGGATGGTCCTACAACCGGGCCAGCAAGAGCAGGCGGGCCTGCTGATCCAGCAATTGCGCGAGGCGCGGTTAATACTGCTCGACCCGCTCCAGCGCGCCCGCTATGACACCGCTCGGCTGAGAGCGATGACGCAACTGGCCCCGCCCCCTACACGCCCCGCCCCCAAGCCGTCTCAGTCCCCCGTTTGGGTCAAGCAAGGCAGAGCGCAGTCAGAACGACTGCGACGGGTCTTGCAGCAGATTGGGCCTTTCGGGTTATTCCTGGCGGGTTTTTTGCTCGGTTGGATCATCGGGATAAACACCCCGTGAGGGTCATGTCATCCCCATCCTCTATCTAAGGCACCCCCATGACCAAAAAGCGTGAATCGTTTCTGGTGTTTGGGGCTCCCACCCTGGGAGCCGCTGAAGTCCGCGAAGTCGTACACAGCCTGAAAAGTGGCTGGCTAGGGACCGGCCCTAAAGTAACGCGCTTTGAGGAGGACTTCAAA encodes:
- a CDS encoding glycosyltransferase is translated as MRVLFVNHTAQLGGAEHCLIDLAGILGEGCRVALLSDGPLRHRLESVGCAVQVLRGSQGLDRVRKQAGLGALGAAIPAVLTDVRAVAGASAAADLIWANTHKAFVVSALAGRLARKPVVYHLHDMLDRGHFSWGNRKGMVLLANTLAHRVVANSLATAQSFKALGGRPALVEILYNGFAFEAIVPLSRPRDQRFLVGLFSRLTHWKGQHVLLDALARLDARFHGLLVGDALFAEDHRYLEQLRQQVHDLGLTQRVHFLGYRADARALMATCDALVHCSVLPEAFGRVVVEGMATGRPVVAVGAGGVPEILEDGRTGLLVPPNDALALALALARLQADPQQAQALGEAGRQSVRQRFDLSQTQQALERILGTA
- a CDS encoding Hsp70 family protein; translated protein: MTTVVGIDLGTTNSALAYVNTYGKPEVIPNSEGERITPSVVFFDGDLVIVGQTALEAAVTHPQAVVAGIKRQMGKGEFSYTAPSGQGYSPEQISAFILKKLKQDAEQTLGPLSDCVITVPAYFDDLRRRATIAAGELAGWKVLHVLNEPTAAAVCYGLTQAGLDQTLLVYDLGGGTFDVTVLKVVGSSVIVLATGGNPLLGGRDFDQLLVDHCREAFIEQTGVDPSDDPSTHNDWLRRVERAKRDLSQRQRTSVALSGGGHTTRIDLTRAQFEASASALLAETLDLCEETLSECRLGWQDLDLVLLVGGSTRMPMVTQLITGLTGKPPHTPVNPDEAVALGAALTAVSEAIRQHPEAVKSLNGMTETMALRLGGRTRIEDVTSHSLGILAYVGPHAIHDILVPKNTPVPVEIKRQYKTQYDNQVSLEVPILQGEATDPALCVRLGELRIEGLPPRPEGAPVQVTMRYTRDGTVEVEALDIQANKQARARIDRSKQGLDPRQLAQAQVEMAHLQVE
- a CDS encoding J domain-containing protein, whose product is MRSSDLYTLLGLSPKATAQQIEERIRERLSAARRMVLQPGQQEQAGLLIQQLREARLILLDPLQRARYDTARLRAMTQLAPPPTRPAPKPSQSPVWVKQGRAQSERLRRVLQQIGPFGLFLAGFLLGWIIGINTP